The Streptomyces sp. NBC_00459 DNA segment AGGCGGTCAACGACAAGGTGATGAAGAAGCTCGACAAGAAGAACAACAAGGTCGACAACTACGTCCGCGCGGGCGGCGTCGCCATCGACCCGGCCACCGGCAAGGTCCTCGCGATGTACGGCGGCATCGACTACACCAAGCAGTACGTCAACAACGCCACCCGCCGCGACTACCAGGACGGATCGACCTTCAAGCCGTTCGTGTTCACCTCGGCCGTCCAGAACGGCTCGCAGACCCAGGACGGCCGGACGATCACCCCGAACACCTACTACGACGGCACCAACAAGCGCCCGGTCGAGGGCTGGAACGGCGGCGAGTACGCCCCCGAGAACGAGGACCAGTACTCGTACGGCAACATCACCGTCCGCACGGCGACGAACAAGTCCGTCAACTCCGTGTACGCGCAGATGGCCGTGGACGTCGGCCCCGCAAAGGTCAAGCAGACGGCGATCGACCTCGGCCTGCCCTCCGACACCCCCGACCTCAACCCGTACCCGTCCATCGCGCTCGGCACGTCGACGGCCAGCGTCCTCGACATGGCGGAGGCGTACGCCACGCTCGCCAACCACGGCAAGCACGGCACGTACACGATCATCGACAAGATCACGAAGGACGGCGAGGAGGGCGCCGTGACCCTCCGGAAGCAGGAGACGAAGCAGGTCGTGACGCGCGAGGCCGCCGACACGACCACGGCGGTCCTGCAGAGCGTGGTCGAGGACGGCACGGCGACGGCGGCCCAGGAGGCCGACCGCCCGGTCGCCGGCAAGACCGGCACGGCCGAGGAGGACACCGCGGCCTGGTTCGCGGGCTACACCCCCGACCTCGCGACCGTCGTCTCGGTCATGGGCCAGGACCCGGTCACCGGCAAGCACAAGTCGCTGTACGGCGCGATGGGCCTCGACCGGATCAACGGCGGCGGCGCCCCCGCCGAGATCTGGGCACAGTTCACCAAGGACGCCCTGAAGGGCAAGAAGGCGAAGGACTTCGACCTCCAGCTCCAGCCAGGCGCCGACGAGGTGCAACTCCCGCCCGCCGACACGCAGCCCGACCCCGGCACGGACGCCGGCCAGGACAACGGCGGCACCACGGACGGCGGCCAGGAAACCCCGGGCGCGACGAACGGCGCCACGACCGGGGCCACCCCGACGACCGGCGGCACGACCACGGACGGCGGCACCACCACAGGCGGCACGACCACGACCGGCGGCACGACGGACACCGGCGGGACCACCACCACAGGCGGCACGACGGACACCGGCGGCACGACGGACACGGGCGGCACCACCGACACCGGCGGCACAACGGACTCGGGCGGCACCACCGCCGACACCGGCGGCACGACGGACTCGGGCGGCACCACGGGAGGAACGACACCGGGGACGACAGGCGGCGGACTCAGCGCGTTGAGACGGGACTGACGCCACCACCGACACCGAGACCGGCACCGACACCGACACCGACACCGACGGCAGACGACAAAGGGGCTGGTGACCATCGTCACCAGCCCCTTTGGGCGCCGCCGCCCCACAGGCCTACAGATACAGGCCGGTCGAGTCCTCGGAGCCCTCGAACCGGTCGGCCGCGACGGCATGCAGATCGCGCTCACGCATCAGCACATAGGCGACCCCGCGCACCTCGACCTCGGCAAGATCCTCCGGGTCGTACAGAACACGGTCGCCCGGCTCCACCGTCCGTACGTTCTGCCCGACCGCGACGACCTCAGCCCAGGCCAGCCGACGCCCGACGGCCGCCGTGGCGGGAATCAGGATGCCGCCGCCGGAACGCCGCTCGCCCTCGCTGGCGTCCTGCCGCACGAGCACACGGTCGTGCAGCATCCGGATCGGCAGCTTGTCGTGATGGGTGCTCTGCTCATTGCTTTTGGCGCTCACACTCCGAACCTACCTGCCTCTTCAGCCCTTGCGCCGCCGGGTGCCGAGAGCGAGCAGCCCGACCAGCCCCACGACCACCAGGGCAACAGGCACGATCCGCTCGATCCGGGGCGCCCCGTCCTCATCGACGAACTGTCCCTTGACGTCACCGACGACCCGGTTGACGCCGACGTAGGCGCGCCCAAGGGTGTGATCGATGTTCGAAACGACCTTGGCCTTGGCATCGCCGACGATCGTCTTCGGGTGCACCCGCACCCCGATCTCGTCGAGCGTCTCGGCCAGCGTCTCGCGACGACGCCTGATGTCCGCCTCGATCTGCGCCGGGGTTCTGCTGCTGTCCGAGGTGTCCGCCACCGTACGCCCTCCGAAGTCCGCTGATGCATTGCTCCGGACAGTCTGTCAGTTCCACTCGGGCCCGCACTGTCAGCACCCCCGGTTAGGCTCGGACCGGCACCTTTCCAGGCCGCACGAGGACGTACGAGGAGACCAGACGGATGAGCGAGCGACTCCAGCCCGGTGACGTGGCCCCGGCCTTCACCCTGCCCGACGCCGACGGCAACGAGGTGTCGCTGGCCGACCACAAGGGCCGCAAGGTCATCGTCTACTTCTACCCGGCAGCCCTGACCCCCGGCTGCACCAAGCAGGCCTGCGACTTCACGGACAACCTCGACGTCCTCGCCGGCGCGGGCTACGACGTGATCGGCATCTCCCCCGACAAGCCGGAGAAGCTCGCGAAGTTCCGCGAGAAGGAGAACCTGAAGGTCACCCTGCTCGGCGACACGGACAAGACGGTCCTTCAGGCGTACGGCGCCTTCGGCGAAAAGATGAACTACGGCAAGACGTACGTCGGCGTCATCCGCTCCACGGTCATCGTGGACGAGGAGGGCAAGGTCGAACGGGCGCTGTACAACGTCCGGGCGACGGGCCACGTAGCGAAGATCATCAAGGACCTGGGCGTCTGACACCCCCTTCCCCGCTGCTCGCGCGGCCCGTACCGAAGCAATTCCGGTGCGGGCCGCTTTGCGTTTTGGGCGTGACTGTCCGATAAGCGGTTCGTTACTCCGTACGAGACCGCGAACTGGTGGTCGGGAGACGGAGGGGACTCGATGGGGGCAAGTGCGTACAGCAAAGAGCGGCTGGAGGAGGCGGCTCGGGGGGCGCGGACGCTGTCGGAGGCATGCGGGAGATTGGGGGTGGATCCGACGAGTCAGAAGCGGCGGTACATCTCCCAGCGGATGAAGAAACTAGGGGTGGATGTCGTTCACTTCGAGCGCGAAGGGGCCAAGTGGACGAGGGAGATCCTTGAGCCGGTGGTTTCGGCGTCATCGAGCGTCAACGAGGTTCTACGGCGACTCGGGCTCGAGGTGGTCGGCGGGCATCACACGAACATCTCCCGTCGCATCAAGGCTTACGGCATCGACACCTCGCACTTCACGCCAGTGGTCCGAACGGAGCGGCAGCGTTACAACCAGCGTCGGCGGGCTGCCGAGGAGATCCTGGCCGAGGACACCTCGGCACATCCCAAACGGGTCCCGAGCAGTCGCCTGAAGCGGGCGATGGGCGAGCTGGGCATGGAGGAGCACTGCGCCCTGTGCGGGATCGAAGGGGTTTGGCTCGGGGAGCAGCTCCCCCTCGAAGTCGACCACATCGACGGCAACTGGCGGAACAACCGCGTTGAGAACCTGAGGCTCCTTTGCCCCAACTGTCACTCGACAACGGACAGTTACCGCGGACGCGGCAAGGGGCGTGCCTCATGACCAGCGGAGTGCAGTACACCCGCGAGCGCTTGGCCGAGGCAGCGGCTCGGTGTTCCGACCTCGACGAGGTCATTGCCTTCTTCGGCACCTCGCCATACGGCTACCTCCGCAAGTACCTCACCAAGCGATTCGCCCACTTCGCCATCGACATCTCGCACTTCGCCCCATGCGGCAGGTCCGCCCGGCCCACCACCGACGAATTACGGACGGCCGTCGCCGAATCCACCTCCTTGGCGGAGGTGCTACGCCACCTCGGGCGCACGGACAACGGCACCCAGCGGACGAAGCTGCACAAGTGGATTGCCGACGATCAGTTGGTGACGGCACATTTCCTGGGGCAGGCACACCAGCGGGGAAGGCCGGCCCCGAACTCCAAACGGCCTGAGGATGTCCTGGTGAAGCACGAGGGCAAGCAACGGACGACGACAACGCGTCTGCGTCGAGCGCTCAACGAGGTCGGCGTAGCCGAGGAATGCGCCGGGTGCGGCACCGGCCCGGAGTGGCGCGGCAAACCCATGACCCTGGAGATCGATCACATCAACGGGGACTGGAGCGACGACCGGCGGGAGAACCTGCGGTTGCTCTGCCCCAACTGTCACGCGATCACCAGCACCTGGTGCAGGGGAGGCAGAGGGCGGCAAGCAACTCCCGGTACGATGGCAGGCGGCTAGCGGCGGTGGTGCAATGGCGACACAGCAGACTTAGGATCTGTGGCCCTTGATCGGGCTTGAGGGTTCGAATCCCTTCCGCCGCACACAAGCGGCCTGTGAATCGAAGGATTGATTCACAGGCCGTTCCTGTTCTCACATCTCAGCCCAACAACTCCCGAACCACCGGCACCAACCCCCGGAACGCCTGCCCCCGATGACTGATCGCGTTCTTCTCGGCCGCCGTCAGCTGTGCGCACGTCCTCGTGTCGCCCTCCGGCTGGAGAATCGGGTCATAGCCGAAGCCGCCCGAGCCCTCCGGGGCGTGTCGCAGTACGCCCCGCATCCGGCCCTCGACCACCCGTTCCGTGCCATCCGGAAGCGCCAGGGCCGCCGCGCAGGCGAAGTGGGCGCCCCGGTGTTCGTCCGCGATGTCCGACAGCTGGGCCAGGAGCAGCTCCAGGTTGGCCCTGTCGTCGCCGTGCTTCCCTGCCCAGCGGGCCGAGAAGATTCCCGGGGCGCCGTTGAGGACGTCGACGCAGAGGCCCGAGTCGTCGGCCACCGCAGGGAGGCCCGTTGCCTGGGCCAGGGCGTGGGCCTTGAGGAGGGCGTTCTCCGCGAAGGTGACGCCTGTTTCCTTGACGTCGGGGATGTCGGGGTAGGCCTCCGCGCCGACCAGGTCCATGGGGAGGGCCGCGTCGGCGAGGATCTGCCTCAGCTCGGTGATCTTTCCGGCGTTGCGGGTGGCGAGGATCAGGCGTGTCATGGCGTCCAGTATCCCGGGCTCACCCGCGGCCGCTCACTCCGTTTTACGACAGCTACGACGTGCAGACCTTCGTCAGTTCGCCCGCCGCGTCGGTGACTCCGCTGATGTCCGGGGTCGCGTCGCCCTTGTCGATGGCCGTACGGACGTTGTCCACGGCCGTGTTGAGGTTGTCGACCGCCTTGTTGACGTCGGCGTTGTCCGTCTTGTCGCCGATGTCGGTGAGGTTCTTGTCGATCGACTCCAGGGCTTCGCTCGCCTGGGTCGGGTCGTTCGCCGCGTTCTCGACGGCCTGCTGGAGGTCGGAGACGCTGGTGGCGATGGCGTCGGCGGTCTGGACGCAGTCCAGGGCCTTGTTGACGGCGTCGCATCCGGTGGTGAGCCCGGCGGTCAGCGCGACGGCCGCCACGGTGGCGGCGATGGCGGTGGCGCGGCGCCCCTTTCCGAGTCCTCGTGCGGTGCGGATTCGGCGGCTGACGGGCATGGTTCGGGTTCCCTCCGTTGACTGTTGACTACTGGTCGGGCGCGCGGCAGCACTCGTCGCCGTACACCCGTCTTCCTGCGTGTTCTGCGTGTCCCTGCATCCCTGGAGACGCTGTGGAGTGGCGGTGCGGTTGCCCGCGACCGCCACTCTATTTGGTGTTCCCTTTACCTTTCCAGGGTGGCGTCCAGCGCCTTGCGCTGGAGGGCCGTCAGGTCCGTGCAGCCGGCGACCGCGAGGTCGAGGAGTGCGTTGAGCTCCTCGCGGGCGAACGGTTCGGCTTCGGCGGTGCCCTGGACCTCGACGAAGCGGCCGTCGCCGGTGCAGACGACGTTCATGTCGGTCTCGGCGCGTACGTCCTCCTCGTAGCAGAGGTCCAGCAACGGCACTCCGCCCACGATGCCTACCGACACCGCGCTCACCGTGCCTGTGAGGGGCTGGCGGTTGGCGCGGATCAGCTTCTTGCCCTGGGCCCAGGTGATGGCGTCGGCGAGGGCGACGTACGCGCCGGTGATGGCGGCCGTGCGGGTGCCGCCGTCGGCCTGGAGGACGTCGCAGTCGAGGACGATCGTGTTCTCGCCGAGCGCCTTGTAGTCGATGACCGCGCGCAGGGAGCGGCCGATGAGGCGGCTGATCTCGTGCGTGCGGCCGCCGATCTTGCCGCGCACGGATTCGCGGTCGCCGCGGGTGTTGGTGGCGCGCGGGAGCATCGAGTATTCGGCGGTGACCCAGCCCTCGCCGCTGCCCTTGCGCCAGCGCGGGACGCCCTCGGTGACGGAGGCTGTGCAGAAGACCTTGGTGTCGCCGAAGGAGACGAGGACGGAGCCCTCGGCGTGCTTGCTCCAACCGCGTTCGATGGTGACGGGGCGGAGTTGTTCGGGGGTGCGGCCGTCGATACGTGACATGGCGACGAGCCTAGCCGTAACGGCGGAAGGGGCCCTTCCCGTACTAGGAGAGGGCCCTTCAGGGGTGAACGCCCGTGCTGGGTACGGGGGTTCGGATCCGCGTTCGGATCGGTATTCAGATCTGAACGCGGATCCGCGGTTCAGAGCCGTGGCCAGATCCGGGATCTACATCATGTCTTCGATGTCCGCCGCGATCGGGTCGGCGTCCGTGCCGATGACGACCTGGATGGCGGTGCCCATCTTGACGACGCCGTGGGCGCCGGCGGCCTTCAGGGCGGCGTCGTCGACCAGCGAGGCGTCGATGACCTCGCAGCGCAGCCGCGTGATGCAGCCCTCGACCTCTTCGATGTTGTCGAGGCCGCCGAGGCCGGCGACGATCTTCTCTGCCTTGGTGGACATGTCGTACTCCCTGGTCCGAGCCGCTTTGTCGCAGTAACCCACAGTTGACCGATCTTCGCGAGCGGTCTGCGCACCGTCCGCGCACTGTTCGCGACTGGTCTACACCAGTCTGCATCCGTTGTGAAATCGTGGGTTCCTTATGCGCCCTTCACCGTGCTACAACATGGTCTACACCACTGACTGGTGTAGACCATGTACCACCCGTTGGAGGAAGTATGAGCACCGCCACCACCGCGGCGGTCCCCGCGAAGAAGAGGGGATCCGGCCTGATCCAGGGCCTGCAGAAGGTCGGCCGCAGCCTGCAGCTCCCGATCGCCGTACTTCCGGCGGCGGGCCTTCTGCTCCGGCTCGGCCAAGCCGACTCCCAGGAGAGGTTCCACATCCCCGCCGATGTGGCGAAGGTGTTCGCCGGAGCCGGCGGCGCCCTGCTGGACAGCTCCTTCGGTCTGCCCCTGCTGTTCTGCATAGGCGTGGCCATCGGCTTCGCCAAGAAGGCCGACGGCTCGACGGCGCTGGCCGCAGTGGTCGGGTTCCTCACCTACTACGCGGTGATCCACCAGTACCCGATCAAGGACGGCCACGAGGGCGCCACCTACACGGGGACCGGACTCGGCGGCGGTTTCTGGCAGAAGGGCAACGAGGCCGCCCAGACCGCGACCTTCCAGAACCCGGGCGTGCTCGGCGGCATCATCCTCGGCCTTCTGACGGCGGTGCTCTGGCAGCGCTACCACCGCAAGCAGCTCGTCGACTGGCTCGGCTTCTTCAACGGCCGGCGACTTGTGCCGATCATCACGGCCGCCCTCGGCACCACCCTCGGCGTCCTGGTTGTCCTGGGCTGGCAGCCCATCGGTGACGTGATCACCAACTTCGGCGAGTGGATGACGGGTCTGGGTTCCTTCGGCGCCGCTCTCTTCGGTCTCATCAACCGCGCGCTGATCCCGATCGGCATGCACCAGTTCGTGAACTCGGTGGCCTGGTTCCAGATCGGCGACTTCACCAACTCCGCCGGCACCGTCTTCCACGGCGACCTGCCGCGCTTCTTCGGCGGTGACCCGTCCGCCGGAATGTTCATGACCGGCTTCTTCCCGATCATGATGTTCGGTCTGCCGGCCGCCGCCCTCGCGATCGCGCACTCCGCCCGGCCCGAGCGTCGCAAGGCCGTCCTGGGCATGATGATGTCGATGGCGCTGACCTCGTTCGTCACGGGTGTCACCGAGCCGATCGAGTTCACCTTCATGTTCATCGCCCCGGTGCTGTACGCCATCCACGCGGTCCTCACCGCGATCTCGATGGCTGTGACCTGGGCCCTGGGCATGCACATGGGCTTCAGCTTCTCGGCCGGCTTCATCGACGTCTTCATCAACTGGGGCATCTCCACCAAGCCCTGGCTGCTGATCCCCGTCGGCCTGGTCTTCGGCGCGATCTACTACGTCGTCTTCCGCTTCGCCATCACCAAGTTCAACCTCCCCACCCCCGGCCGCGAGCCCGACGAGGAGGTCGAGGATCTCACCAAGGCGTGAGAGTCCGGCCGTACCGCACAGCATGACGAGGGCCCCGGAACCCGAGAAGGAGTCGGTTCCGGGGCCCTCGTACGCCTACGGATGCCTATGAACGCCAGGAATGCCTACGAACGTCTATGAACGCCCACGAAGCGTCAGATCTCGTACGACGCCCTCGGCGCCGCCAGTTCCACCGGCCCGCTGAACTCCGCGCGGGCGTCGAGCAGGTTCACCTGCGGGTCGGTCCACGGGGGGATGTGGGTCAGGACGAGCTTGCGCGCCCCCGCGCGTTTCGCCGTCTGGCCTGCCTCGCGGCCGTTGAGGTGCAGGTCGGGGATGTTCTCCTTGCCGTGCGTGAACGCGGCCTCGCACAGGAACAGGTCGGTGTTCCGGGCGAGTTGCTCCAGCGTCTCGCTGACGCCGGTGTCCCCCGAGTACGTCAGTGACTTCCCGGCGTGCTCGATGCGGATGCCGTACGCCTCCACCGGGTGACGCACCCGCTCGGTGTGGACGGTGAACGGGCCGATGTCGAAGGTGCTCGGCTTGACCGTGTGGAAGTCGAAGACCTCGCTCATGGAGGAGGCGGTGGGGGTGTCGGCGTAGGCGGTGGTGAGGCGGTGTTCGGTGCCCTCGGGGCCGTAGACCGGGATCGGGTCGCAGCGCCCGCCGTCGTGGCGGTAGTACCGCGCGACGAAGTACGCGCACATGTCGATGCAGTGGTCGGCGTGCAGATGGCTGAGAAAGATCGCGTCGAGGTCGTACAGACCGCAGTGGCGCTGCAACTCGCCAAGGGCACCGTTGCCCATGTCGAGTAGCAGCCGGAAGCCGTCGGCCTCTACGAGGTAGCTCGAACAGGCCGATTCCGCGGACGGGAACGACCCCGAGCAGCCGACGACGGTGAGCTTCATAAAGCAGAAACCTCCGCGGGCGGGGAGCGTCAAAACGAACGTGACGGGGTTCTTGCGGTGCGTCGAGCGTAAGGCGCAAAACCTCCCGTCGCTCCTCCGCCAAGGGCTGTTGTGGGCGAACTCACCTGTGCTGTCACCGGTTCGGCTGGACCTGGAGTGCCGGTAGCGCGGGCGGGTCGGGGGGTGCGCCGGTACCGTCTTCCGTATGGACACGTCATGGTGGCTCGCCCTGGCGGCCGTCGTGCTGCTCGCGCTGGTCGCGGCGCTGGTGGACGGCTGGGGACGCGGGCACAAGCCGTCAAGGCGCGGGGGCAGGCCGCCGGGGCGGGCCGAGGGGCCGAAAGGTCAGCGGGGGCGGGCTGCGCGGCCCCGGCCCGCGGAGATCTGGTGGGCGAACGTGCCCTTCGAGGACGGGCCGGGCGGCAAGGACCGGCCGTGTCTGGTGCTCTCGGTGCGCGGGCGGCGTGCGACGGTCGCGAAGATCACCAGCAAGTACCACGACGAGCGGCCCGGAGTGATCCCGTTGCCGCCGGGTGCCGTGGGCGACGCCCAGGGCCGGCCGAGCTTCCTGGAGACGGACGAGCTGCGTGACCTGCCCGTGGGCGAGTTCCGGCGTCGGGTGGGGGTGGTGGACCCGGCCCTGTGGGACCAGGTCCGACACCTCGCCACGTAGATCACATGGATACGGGGCCTACGCCCAGAGCTGGCCCTGCAGGGTCTCGATGGCTTCCTCTGTGGTGGCCGCCGTGTAGACGCCTGTCGAGAGGTATTTCCAGCCACCGTCGGCGACGACGAAGACGATGTCCGCGCTCTCGCCCGCTTTGACGGCCTTGTTGCCGACGCCGATCGCGGCGTGCAGTGCGGCGCCGGTGGAGACGCCCGCGAAGATGCCCTCCTGCTGGAGGAGTTCCCGGGTGCGGGTGACCGCGTCCGCCGAGCCGACGGAGAAGCGGGTGGTGAGGACGGAGGCGTCGTACAGCTCGGGTACGAAGCCCTCGTCGAGGTTGCGCAGGCCGTACACCAGGTCGTCGTAGCGCGGCTCGGCGGCGACGATCTTCACGTCCGGCTTGTGCTCCCGGAGGTAGCGGCCGACGCCCATCAGGGTTCCCGTGGTGCCGAGGCCGGCCACGAAGTGGGTGATGGAGGGGAGGTCGGTGAGGATCTCCGGGCCGGTGCCGGCGTAGTGGGCGCCCGCGTTGTCGGGGTTGCCGTACTGGTAGAGCATCACCCAGTCCGGGTGCTCGGCGGCGAGTTCCTTGGCGACGCGTACGGC contains these protein-coding regions:
- a CDS encoding transglycosylase domain-containing protein, translating into MSDQPEPQQPTQGSAPKEPDAQPERTVEQPAVRADAEPDMEPVAEPDVEPVARPEQTLAQAAAEPEAQAERTVVQPVVQADVRTDVRTDAQPEVMAGGKPETAKKAKKGKRPRRTGWRRLVPTWRFLLSAFVLGTMMLIALFALGYYMVNIPAANAAATKQSNVYLYADGSQLARDGEVNRENVTLSQISKDAQHAVLAAEDRDFYTESAIDPKAMIRAAWNTVTGKGKQSGSTITQQYVKNYYLAQEQTVTRKVKEFFISIKLDRVKTKDEILEGYLNTSYAGRNSYGLQAAAQAYYGVDAVDLTAGQGAYLAALLNAPSEYDVIAHPENRPAALARWNYVLDGMVTKGWLTESARKAITFPEPKQSIVSTGMSGQRGYLVKAVNDYLFENKILTEDQLQLGGYRITTTLQKSKQDAFVKAVNDKVMKKLDKKNNKVDNYVRAGGVAIDPATGKVLAMYGGIDYTKQYVNNATRRDYQDGSTFKPFVFTSAVQNGSQTQDGRTITPNTYYDGTNKRPVEGWNGGEYAPENEDQYSYGNITVRTATNKSVNSVYAQMAVDVGPAKVKQTAIDLGLPSDTPDLNPYPSIALGTSTASVLDMAEAYATLANHGKHGTYTIIDKITKDGEEGAVTLRKQETKQVVTREAADTTTAVLQSVVEDGTATAAQEADRPVAGKTGTAEEDTAAWFAGYTPDLATVVSVMGQDPVTGKHKSLYGAMGLDRINGGGAPAEIWAQFTKDALKGKKAKDFDLQLQPGADEVQLPPADTQPDPGTDAGQDNGGTTDGGQETPGATNGATTGATPTTGGTTTDGGTTTGGTTTTGGTTDTGGTTTTGGTTDTGGTTDTGGTTDTGGTTDSGGTTADTGGTTDSGGTTGGTTPGTTGGGLSALRRD
- a CDS encoding GroES family chaperonin encodes the protein MSAKSNEQSTHHDKLPIRMLHDRVLVRQDASEGERRSGGGILIPATAAVGRRLAWAEVVAVGQNVRTVEPGDRVLYDPEDLAEVEVRGVAYVLMRERDLHAVAADRFEGSEDSTGLYL
- a CDS encoding DUF3618 domain-containing protein — translated: MADTSDSSRTPAQIEADIRRRRETLAETLDEIGVRVHPKTIVGDAKAKVVSNIDHTLGRAYVGVNRVVGDVKGQFVDEDGAPRIERIVPVALVVVGLVGLLALGTRRRKG
- the bcp gene encoding thioredoxin-dependent thiol peroxidase, giving the protein MSERLQPGDVAPAFTLPDADGNEVSLADHKGRKVIVYFYPAALTPGCTKQACDFTDNLDVLAGAGYDVIGISPDKPEKLAKFREKENLKVTLLGDTDKTVLQAYGAFGEKMNYGKTYVGVIRSTVIVDEEGKVERALYNVRATGHVAKIIKDLGV
- a CDS encoding HNH endonuclease signature motif containing protein; this encodes MGASAYSKERLEEAARGARTLSEACGRLGVDPTSQKRRYISQRMKKLGVDVVHFEREGAKWTREILEPVVSASSSVNEVLRRLGLEVVGGHHTNISRRIKAYGIDTSHFTPVVRTERQRYNQRRRAAEEILAEDTSAHPKRVPSSRLKRAMGELGMEEHCALCGIEGVWLGEQLPLEVDHIDGNWRNNRVENLRLLCPNCHSTTDSYRGRGKGRAS
- a CDS encoding HNH endonuclease signature motif containing protein encodes the protein MTSGVQYTRERLAEAAARCSDLDEVIAFFGTSPYGYLRKYLTKRFAHFAIDISHFAPCGRSARPTTDELRTAVAESTSLAEVLRHLGRTDNGTQRTKLHKWIADDQLVTAHFLGQAHQRGRPAPNSKRPEDVLVKHEGKQRTTTTRLRRALNEVGVAEECAGCGTGPEWRGKPMTLEIDHINGDWSDDRRENLRLLCPNCHAITSTWCRGGRGRQATPGTMAGG
- the rdgB gene encoding RdgB/HAM1 family non-canonical purine NTP pyrophosphatase; this encodes MTRLILATRNAGKITELRQILADAALPMDLVGAEAYPDIPDVKETGVTFAENALLKAHALAQATGLPAVADDSGLCVDVLNGAPGIFSARWAGKHGDDRANLELLLAQLSDIADEHRGAHFACAAALALPDGTERVVEGRMRGVLRHAPEGSGGFGYDPILQPEGDTRTCAQLTAAEKNAISHRGQAFRGLVPVVRELLG
- the rph gene encoding ribonuclease PH; protein product: MSRIDGRTPEQLRPVTIERGWSKHAEGSVLVSFGDTKVFCTASVTEGVPRWRKGSGEGWVTAEYSMLPRATNTRGDRESVRGKIGGRTHEISRLIGRSLRAVIDYKALGENTIVLDCDVLQADGGTRTAAITGAYVALADAITWAQGKKLIRANRQPLTGTVSAVSVGIVGGVPLLDLCYEEDVRAETDMNVVCTGDGRFVEVQGTAEAEPFAREELNALLDLAVAGCTDLTALQRKALDATLER
- a CDS encoding glucose PTS transporter subunit EIIB yields the protein MSTKAEKIVAGLGGLDNIEEVEGCITRLRCEVIDASLVDDAALKAAGAHGVVKMGTAIQVVIGTDADPIAADIEDMM
- a CDS encoding PTS transporter subunit EIIC, coding for MSTATTAAVPAKKRGSGLIQGLQKVGRSLQLPIAVLPAAGLLLRLGQADSQERFHIPADVAKVFAGAGGALLDSSFGLPLLFCIGVAIGFAKKADGSTALAAVVGFLTYYAVIHQYPIKDGHEGATYTGTGLGGGFWQKGNEAAQTATFQNPGVLGGIILGLLTAVLWQRYHRKQLVDWLGFFNGRRLVPIITAALGTTLGVLVVLGWQPIGDVITNFGEWMTGLGSFGAALFGLINRALIPIGMHQFVNSVAWFQIGDFTNSAGTVFHGDLPRFFGGDPSAGMFMTGFFPIMMFGLPAAALAIAHSARPERRKAVLGMMMSMALTSFVTGVTEPIEFTFMFIAPVLYAIHAVLTAISMAVTWALGMHMGFSFSAGFIDVFINWGISTKPWLLIPVGLVFGAIYYVVFRFAITKFNLPTPGREPDEEVEDLTKA
- a CDS encoding MBL fold metallo-hydrolase: MKLTVVGCSGSFPSAESACSSYLVEADGFRLLLDMGNGALGELQRHCGLYDLDAIFLSHLHADHCIDMCAYFVARYYRHDGGRCDPIPVYGPEGTEHRLTTAYADTPTASSMSEVFDFHTVKPSTFDIGPFTVHTERVRHPVEAYGIRIEHAGKSLTYSGDTGVSETLEQLARNTDLFLCEAAFTHGKENIPDLHLNGREAGQTAKRAGARKLVLTHIPPWTDPQVNLLDARAEFSGPVELAAPRASYEI
- a CDS encoding type II toxin-antitoxin system PemK/MazF family toxin gives rise to the protein MDTSWWLALAAVVLLALVAALVDGWGRGHKPSRRGGRPPGRAEGPKGQRGRAARPRPAEIWWANVPFEDGPGGKDRPCLVLSVRGRRATVAKITSKYHDERPGVIPLPPGAVGDAQGRPSFLETDELRDLPVGEFRRRVGVVDPALWDQVRHLAT
- a CDS encoding PLP-dependent cysteine synthase family protein, with amino-acid sequence MRYDSPLAAVGNTPLVRLPRLSPSADVRIWAKLEDRNPTGSVKDRPALHMVEQAEKDGRLTPGCTILEPTSGNTGISLAMAAKLKGYRMVCVMPENTSQERRELLAMWGAEIIPSPAAGGSNTAVRVAKELAAEHPDWVMLYQYGNPDNAGAHYAGTGPEILTDLPSITHFVAGLGTTGTLMGVGRYLREHKPDVKIVAAEPRYDDLVYGLRNLDEGFVPELYDASVLTTRFSVGSADAVTRTRELLQQEGIFAGVSTGAALHAAIGVGNKAVKAGESADIVFVVADGGWKYLSTGVYTAATTEEAIETLQGQLWA